The Plasmodium vinckei vinckei genome assembly, chromosome: PVVCY_06 genome contains a region encoding:
- a CDS encoding zinc finger protein, putative: MNISNMSEQSEQGSLNNSNISASDNRNNLFIINDDGSFIDDNNIIEDECITPKDDDENVNSRKKKNDILNINENKNGRNGRHGPRYDPNATTRNAIQNNLSNRSNFNDAINNNLNDSASNNSNTNDNSNYNNSQNNICASNNINIISDQINGSAICNMNLAHTPIQDHNEYNIVRENIPNNMAQPIPTNNFDFNKFTQAQNHYIENTTQGGHQNSSANRNNTSSNTNGNQNTNRNRDTNNNNNRSNRDSNGSSNSGENNDDENNNHNENNYSDDIENEADAEADASNVLINNNTSGINIVDNLTQHLQKELTCPICLDYFYLPVTMNCGHTFCRYCIGHNKLNGKNCPLCRQPLGHSSCINTILSNLVRIYNLRRKSLKIYKSVEVVNTVDEIWWNENFIKSQVSVSLFLRIFLHDMISPPIFFDDLSSCIIDFFTVNNLWSKAKYVFNINDCKAFSELVGYDKDNKELTNERLHAWVERYITQNPSMCMRKDEKIILKLYQDRTHRIDSHIFDSSVLPNRLPWDGGRHAKSLIHMPHSSVSLSHLLFVKADNNNIGVVDCGSTIGTMVKVNNYHVLKEGDIIHIGDRLEVTVSIDKNTAGMPYKGYVWNKNSNKVLDRHELNELIKSESSTQADAGVTGSASGKTIDTSNNNNSNNNQANLNNNSDMNISDDNNTLLNFCENIESNLLIKFDFGTVKEEITLKTEYIDPKGVVLGRGPYAQSSYKKISVTNSNGYVSREHCLIYYDGSKPPGERWLLRDTSTLGTFLKIKPFSEPVPLPIGSIFKAGQCKIEVCSHDTVQFAQYPERSISLHNTNNPSNADNFSNNNNPLGDNRNADNDHNNARNNSSGNSGNNSNGTNSRNYRNNQYYSQIDSGANTSANNNSEHSEHLENSETSANSETSTHSNNESNPNNQRGGCYNFNFHIGPNNNEISRPIHDNAYYGSDNHYNINSDVIQSFIQNNAQLANHENNFISRNIMNTPPTESQHTNRDTYFYNYLRHHDRNIANIANANDANPINNINNMSNTNPYWTRYNRGDIRNCAPYTINQREYRENNNNYYGHVNEIKDENAGEELYHESEMSRQNLSVANFSRSQSGGDNWDFRYQYMHF; encoded by the exons atgaatatatccAATATGTCGGAGCAATCTGAACAAGGCAGTCtaaataatagtaacaTAAGCGCTTCGGATAATAGaaacaatttatttataattaatgatGATGGAAGTTTTATcgatgataataatataatagaaGATGAATGTATTACTCCAAAAGATGACGATGAAAATGTTAAttcaagaaaaaaaaaaaatgatattttaaatataaatgaaaataaaaatggaagaaATGGTAGACATGGTCCACGCTATGATCCAAATGCTACTACCAGAAATGCAATTCAAAACAATCTTTCTAATAGATCTAATTTTAATGATgccataaataataatttaaatgattcGGCTAGCAACAATAGTAATACTAACGATAATTCAAACTACAATAAttcacaaaataatatatgtgcttcaaacaatataaatattatatcgGACCAAATAAATGGTTCCGCAATATGCAATATGAATTTAGCACACACTCCAATTCAAGAccataatgaatataatatagttAGAGAAAATATCCCTAATAATATGGCACAACCTATTCctacaaataattttgatttcAATAAATTTACACAAGCTCAAAATCATTACATAGAAAATACAACTCAAGGGGGACATCAAAATAGTAGTGCAAACAGAAATAACACAAGTAGTAATACAAATGGAAATCAAAATACAAACAGAAATAGAgacacaaataataataacaaccGAAGTAATCGTGATAGTAATGGTAGTAGTAATAGTggtgaaaataatgacgatgaaaataataaccataatgaaaataattatagtgatgatatagaaaatgaagCAGATGCAGAAGCAGATGCATCTAatgtattaattaataataatacatctGGTATTAACATTGTAGATAATCTAACACAACATTTACAAAAAGAATTAACATGTCCTATATGTTtagattatttttatctaccAGTAACAATGAATTGTGGACATACATTTTGTAGATATTGTATTGgtcataataaattaaatggaaaaaattgtCCATTATGTAGACAACCATTAGGTCATTCATCTTGTATAAATACTATATTATCTAATCTAGTccgtatatataatttgagAAGAaaatcattaaaaatatataaatctgTTGAAGTAGTAAATACAGTAGATGAAATATGGTggaatgaaaattttataaaatctcAAGTTAgtgtttcattatttttaagaatatttttacatgaTATGATATCACCTCCGATATTCTTTGATGATCTATCATCATGTATAATAGATTTTTTTActgttaataatttatggtCAAAAgcaaaatatgtatttaatattaatgattGTAAAGCTTTTAGTGAACTAGTTGGATATGACaaagataataaagaattaaCTAATGAAAGACTTCATGCTTGGGTTGAAAGATATATTACACAAAATCCATCTATGTGTATGAGgaaagatgaaaaaattattttaaaattatatcaaGATAGAACCCATAGAATTGATAGTCATATATTTGATTCTTCAGTTTTACCAAATAGATTACCATGGGATGGTGGTAGACATGCTAAAAGTTTAATACATATGCCACATTCATCTGTTTCATTATCACATCTATTATTTGTCAAAgcagataataataatattggtGTCGTAGATTGTGGATCAACCATTGGAACCATGGTTAAAGTGAATAACTATCATGTACTTAAAGAAGGggatataatacatataggAGATAGATTAGAAGTCACTGTTTctattgataaaaatactgCCGGTATGCCATATAAAGGATATGTAtggaataaaaattcaaataaagtTCTAGATAGACATGAACTTAatgaattaattaaatcGGAATCATCTACACAGGCAGATGCAGGAGTTACCGGTTCTGCTAGCGGAAAAACTATAGACACATCTAACAATAACAATAGCAACAATAATCAagcaaatttaaataataattctgaTATGAACATTTcagatgataataatacattacTTAACTTTTGTGAAAATATTGAATCAAACTTATTAATCAAATTTGATTTTGGTACAgtaaaagaagaaataacTTTAAAAACCGAATATATAGATCCTAAAGGTGTCGTATTAGGTCGTGGGCCATATGCACAATctagttataaaaaaatatctgTTACAAATTCTAATGGATATGTATCTAGAGAACAttgtttaatttattatgatGGATCTAAACCTCCTGGTGAAAGATGGCTTTTAAGAGATACTAGTACGTTGGGAACTTTCTTAAAAATCAAACCATTTTCAGAACCCGTACCATTACCAATAGGTTCTATATTTAAAGCAGGTCAATGTAAAATAGAAGTATGCTCCCATGATACTGTACAATTTGCACAATATCCTGAAAGATCCATATCATTacataatacaaataatccATCAAATGCAGATAAttttagtaataataataatcctCTTGGTGATAATCGAAATGCTGATAACGACCATAATAATGCAAGAAACAATAGTTCAGGCAACAGTGGCAATAATAGTAATGGAACCAACTCACGTAATTATAGAAATAATCAATATTATAGTCAAATAGATTCAGGTGCAAACACATctgcaaataataattcagaACATTCTGAGCATTTAGAAAATTCTGAAACTAGTGCAAACAGTGAAACAAGTACACATAGTAACAATGAAAGTAATCCTAATAATCAAAGAGGAGGATGTTATAATTTCAATTTCCATATTGgaccaaataataatgaaatatctAGACCTATACATGATAATGCATATTATGGTAGTGATAATCACtacaatataaatagtgACGTTATTCAAAgttttatacaaaataatgctCAACTTGCAAATCatgaaaacaattttatttcacgaaatattatgaatacTCCTCCCACCGAATCTCAACATACTAATAGAgatacttatttttataattatttaagaCACCATGATAGAAATATTGCAAATATTGCCAATGCAAATGATGCTAACCCTATAAACAATATCAACAACATGAGTAATACTAATCCATATTGGACACGCTACAATCGTGGGGACATACGAAATTGTGCTCCATATACTATTAATCAACGTGAATATCGagaaaacaataataattattatggacatgttaatgaaataaaggATGAAAATGCTGGAGAAGAATTATATCATGAATCAGAGATGAGTAGACAAAACCTAAGTGTTGCGAACTTTTCACGAAGCCAAAGTGGGGGCGACAACTGGGACTTTAG GTACCAATACATGCATTTTTAA
- a CDS encoding targeted glyoxalase II, putative → MRIEKKLLSLGYFAYAHIGKPSLTPKLFFENTFINRRNIYNMKMANDYKYYIVDKKDLCANVIIIPMYNDNYSYIFYNDKDEGIVVDPSDYNNVINISEKENIKIKNVLCTHKHSDHNSGNFYFYNKNINVYGIKERNNKYINKNIEGIQEFEINNFKIKTYLSNFHCKNHVSYIVENSEHALKNDEKKNLFFTGDFLFIAGMGKNFEANNIDMYNSIHNIKKKIDINNTYIFCGHEYTLSNIKFALTVDPNNDKLNEFYQQVLKNENRLPTVPTLLSHEYSYNPFLRYDNENIKKVIDLYAKKNNYIIERNSDYLVLLRIMKDNFKTE, encoded by the coding sequence ATGAGaatcgaaaaaaaactattaaGTTTAGGCTACTTTGCCTATGCGCATATAGGCAAGCCATCTTTAACCCCCAAACTATTCTTTGAGAAtacttttataaataggagaaatatatataatatgaaaatggCAAACgactataaatattatattgttgATAAAAAGGATTTGTGTGCAAATGTAATTATTATACCTATGtataatgataattattcttatattttttacaatgaTAAAGATGAAGGTATTGTTGTCGATCCAAGTGATTATAACAACGTTATTAACATTTccgaaaaagaaaatataaaaataaaaaatgtattatgcACACATAAACATTCTGATCATAATAGtggaaatttttatttttacaataaaaatataaatgtttaTGGTATTAAAGAacgtaataataaatatataaataaaaatattgaggGTATTCAAGaatttgaaataaataattttaaaattaaaacgtATTTATCAAATTTCCATTGCAAAAATCATGTATCATATATAGTTGAAAATTCTGAACatgcattaaaaaatgacgaaaaaaaaaacttattttttactggcgattttttatttatagctGGAATGggtaaaaattttgaagctaataatatagatatgtataattctattcataatattaaaaaaaaaatcgatataaataatacttatatattttgtggACATGAATATACATTaagtaatattaaattcGCTTTAACTGTTGAtccaaataatgataaattaaatgaattttatcaacaagttttaaaaaatgaaaatcgTCTACCAACAGTACCAACTTTATTAAGTCATGAATATTCATACAATCCCTTTTTGAGAtatgataatgaaaatattaaaaaggttattgatttatatgcaaaaaaaaataactataTAATTGAACGAAACTCAGATTATTTAGTTCTTTTGAGAATAATGAAGGATAACTTTAAAACAGAATag